Proteins encoded together in one Palaemon carinicauda isolate YSFRI2023 chromosome 45, ASM3689809v2, whole genome shotgun sequence window:
- the LOC137634695 gene encoding uncharacterized protein, with product MHFCRIGGIHPDPDLYIYGKRISCKDETLFLGLLFDSKLTWVPLIKNLKVKCIQSFNLIRILSHTSLGADRKHLLMLYKALIASKVAYGCEIYSSATKTTLALLDSVHNAGIRLASGAFKSSPISSLLVDACEMPLELHRQSSLVQYWFRLQKLPKSLTHETVINLKCTSFYDNHPRYPKPLGYRALRTLEDYEIP from the coding sequence ATGCATTTCTGCCGTATAGGAGGTATTCATCCGGACCCTGACTTATACATATATGGGAAAAGAATTTCTTGCAAAGATGAGACCTTGTTTTTAGGGTTATTATTTGACAGTAAGTTAACATGGGTTCCTCTTATTAAAAATTTGAAAGTTAAATGTATTCAGTCTtttaatttgattagaattttatcTCATACTTCTTTGGGTGCTGATCGAAAGCACCTTCTAATGCTTTACAAAGCATTAATTGCATCTAAAGTTgcatatggatgtgaaatatattcctcagcaacaaaaacaacattggCATTATTAGACTCTGTACACAATGCTGGAATAAGACTAGCCAGTGGAGCTTTTAAGTCATCTCCCATATCTAGTCTGTTAGTAGATGCTTGTGAAATGCCTTTGGAGCTTCACCGCCAGTCATCGCTGGTTCAATACTGGTTTAGACTTCAGAAGCTGCCTAAGTCACTCACACATGAAACGGTTATTAATTTAAAATGTACTAGTTTTTATGATAATCATCCTAGATACCCTAAACCGTTAGGGTATAGAGCTTTAAGAACCTTGGAGGACTATGAAATCCCCTAG